TTCGTCGGTGTAGGTGACGCCCATCGGCTCCGGCGCGGCGAACGGATGACTCCAGCGGCCTCTTACAGCTATATCTATCGCGGGCCCCCGGCAACTGTTCCTGCCAGCGTCCCTCCGGCGGCGCCGGATCTCCCCACGTCCGGCTGCCGCCGGGCGCTTTCACCCGGCGTCGCCGGGTGCCTACACCCAGCGGCTGCTGGGCGCCTACCGCATGGTCGCCGGGCCGTTCAGCCGAAGCGCCACTCGCACGTCCGGGTGGTGCCCCATGGCATGCTCGACCAGCACACTCCACCGCCGGTCCAACGCTCCGCGTTCGGTCGCAGGTCCCGGGTGGATCACGATGCGCACCGCATCGCTGGCACTATGCGCTTTCTCGACGATCTGTAAGTAATCGGCGTCACTCGCCTCGTCCGTCCCGGCGATGACCACCGCGTGCTCACAGCCCACCCGCGCCGCCGTGCGAATCGTCTCCATCGCCCGCTCCACCGTGGCCTCGGGCGACGGCGCCTCCAGCGACACCTGAACCAACTGTACATACGGA
This genomic interval from Gemmatimonadota bacterium contains the following:
- a CDS encoding radical SAM protein, which codes for MGTRPVLAAALAGIPIGIQRHGVWAGRRQMLIRFAGPAETATMYTSEALAREVTRGLSRSPVHSICISGRDALGNAEFLEAALQALATKTPVIADTDGQRPEAIAVLHPYVQLVQVSLEAPSPEATVERAMETIRTAARVGCEHAVVIAGTDEASDADYLQIVEKAHSASDAVRIVIHPGPATERGALDRRWSVLVEHAMGHHPDVRVALRLNGPATMR